In the Bactrocera tryoni isolate S06 unplaced genomic scaffold, CSIRO_BtryS06_freeze2 scaffold_11, whole genome shotgun sequence genome, one interval contains:
- the LOC120779880 gene encoding putative nuclease HARBI1 — MKIRYLNAQFPGSNHDSHIWNVSNARYFHEKKYLDGERNSWLLGDAGYALEPWLMTPFRTPPSGSPEEKYNKIHAKARNIVERTIGVFKNRFRCLLGARELHYEPWKASQIVNVAAALHNVCIHYRVNDESLENNSEPNIFTESNEILSSTYNDAASQIREAICATLTRV, encoded by the exons atgaaaatacgcTATTTGAATGCTCAGTTTCCTGGCAGCAATCACGACTCCCACATATGGAATGTCAGCAATGCTCGTTATTTTCATGAGAAAAAGTACCTCGACGGTGAACGAAACAGTTGGCTTTTgg gAGATGCTGGATATGCCTTAGAACCATGGTTAATGACACCATTCCGTACCCCTCCCTCAGGGAGCCCAGaagagaaatataataaaatacatgcAAAAGCGAGAAATATCGTTGAAAGAACAATAGGAgtttttaaaaatcgatttagaTGTCTTCTGGGTGCTCGTGAGCTTCACTACGAGCCATGGAAGGCATCTCAAATCGTTAATGTTGCGGCAGCGTTACACAACGTTTGCATTCACTATCGCGTGAATGATGaaagtttagaaaataattcggaaccaaatatttttacagaaaGTAATGAAATTCTTTCATCAACTTATAATGATGCAGCTTCACAAATCAGAGAAGCTATATGTGCAACACTTACCCGAGTATAA